A genomic segment from Anopheles maculipalpis chromosome X, idAnoMacuDA_375_x, whole genome shotgun sequence encodes:
- the LOC126557780 gene encoding antigen 5 like allergen Cul n 1-like: protein MTTATTTALSTATVVCVVLLLLPLCLANLYCQRSLCPSGDAHVGCYSEIPYGKSCQGMKPQLVPMTPQRKTMILHQHNLQRQRLALGKLPGYAQAYSMPQLYWDDELQYLAELNARSCVYAHDHCRNTYSFPRAGQNIAIIRHFGLNVTKEGVFRYIIDHWFNEYPLATTFVDQYPANYVGPEFAHFTQIVNDRAVRVACGMVSWESYNGYVWTNDYLVCNYGYSNVIGDRSYTKGPVGQGCTTGASTHYPGLCF from the coding sequence AtgacgacggcgacgacgacggcacTGTCGACTGCCACGGTGGTGTGTgtagtgttgctgctgttgccactCTGTCTCGCGAATCTCTACTGTCAGCGGAGCCTATGCCCGTCGGGCGATGCGCACGTGGGCTGCTACTCGGAGATCCCGTACGGCAAGAGCTGCCAGGGTATGAAGCCACAGCTGGTACCGATGACACCGCAGCGCAAGACCATGATCCTGCATCAGCACAACCTGCAACGGCAGCGGCTAGCGCTCGGCAAGCTTCCGGGCTATGCGCAGGCCTACAGCATGCCCCAGCTGTACTGGGACGATGAGCTGCAGTACCTGGCGGAGCTGAATGCGCGGTCCTGCGTGTACGCGCACGATCACTGCCGCAACACGTACAGCTTCCCGCGGGCGGGCCAAAACATCGCCATCATCCGCCATTTCGGGCTGAACGTGACCAAGGAAGGCGTGTTCCGGTACATCATCGACCACTGGTTCAACGAGTACCCGCTGGCGACGACGTTCGTCGACCAGTATCCGGCCAACTACGTCGGACCCGAATTTGCCCACTTCACGCAGATTGTGAACGATCGTGCGGTACGGGTGGCGTGCGGCATGGTGTCCTGGGAGTCGTACAATGGCTACGTCTGGACCAACGACTATCTCGTGTGCAACTACGGCTACTCGAACGTGATCGGTGATCGCTCGTACACGAAGGGACCGGTCGGGCAGGGCTGCACTACCGGCGCTAGTACCCACTATCCCGGACTCTGCTTCTAG